A section of the Hemitrygon akajei chromosome 8, sHemAka1.3, whole genome shotgun sequence genome encodes:
- the LOC140732078 gene encoding BPTI/Kunitz domain-containing protein-like, translated as MIRKTSGSCSEPKEIGPCKHSFPYYYYNTKTRKCEKFMYSGCGGNGNKFMQLNECIVQCEIRTNYCSDPKVIGPCENFSPYYYYNTETGLCERFLYGGCGGNQNKYKLLSECMLQCERSSKAK; from the exons ATGATAAGAAAGACTTCAG GCAGCTGTTCAGAACCAAAAGAAATAGGGCCGTGCAAACACTCTTTCCCTTACTATTACTACAATACGAAAACTCGGAAATGCGAGAAGTTTATGTATAGTGGCTGCGGTGGCAATGGGAACAAGTTTATGCAGCTAAATGAATGCATTGTACAATGTGAAATACGTACAA ACTACTGTTCAGACCCAAAAGTAATAGGGCCGTGTGAAAACTTTTCCCCTTACTATTACTACAATACGGAAACTGGGTTATGCGAGAGGTTTCTGTATGGTGGCTGCGGTGGCAATCAGAACAAGTATAAGTTGCTAAGTGAATGCATGCTACAATGTGAAAGAAGTTCAA AAGCGAAATAA